One part of the Rutidosis leptorrhynchoides isolate AG116_Rl617_1_P2 chromosome 1, CSIRO_AGI_Rlap_v1, whole genome shotgun sequence genome encodes these proteins:
- the LOC139876798 gene encoding nicotinamidase 2-like, which produces MASIGSSYKKYQIRTRDPNPKTSALLVIDMQNHFSSIAKPIIPSITSTIQTCRQASIPIIFTRHCHKSLSDHGMLGEWWANDLIIDGTHESKLMNEIGRKEDELVIEKNTYSGFKGTALEETLRELGVEEVIVTGVMTNLCCETTAREAFVRGFRVFFSTDATATSDKVLHEATLMNMAYGFAYLVDSNSLKRALLL; this is translated from the coding sequence ATGGCTTCAATCGGTTCTTCCTACAAAAAATACCAAATCCGAACCCGAGACCCAAACCCGAAAACCTCAGCCTTATTAGTAATCGATATGCAAAACCACTTCTCATCAATCGCCAAACCAATCATCCCATCAATCACTTCCACAATTCAAACATGTCGTCAAGCTTCAATCCCAATCATCTTCACTCGCCACTGCCACAAGTCCCTATCCGATCACGGCATGCTCGGAGAATGGTGGGCCAACGACCTCATCATCGATGGCACTCATGAATCCAAACTGATGAACGAGATCGGACGTAAAGAAGACGAGTTGGTGATCGAGAAAAACACGTATAGCGGGTTTAAAGGGACGGCGTTGGAAGAAACGTTGAGAGAATTGGGAGTTGAAGAAGTGATCGTGACGGGCGTTATGACGAATTTGTGCTGTGAAACAACGGCTAGAGAAGCGTTTGTTAGAGGGTTCAGAGTGTTTTTTTCGACTGATGCTACTGCGACTTCGGATAAGGTTTTGCATGAAGCTACGTTGATGAATATGGCTTATGGTTTTGCTTACTTGGTTGATTCGAATAGCCTTAAGCGTGCTTTGTTATTGTAA
- the LOC139876834 gene encoding endonuclease III homolog 1, chloroplastic-like, whose translation MLLQLRSFHNNYTLPPLAVSQTNFINRMCTRAISIKAEMESSEHNAKPESELRVFVRKKRSRKTELLTENVTKLEPLDEKLATLPDIEEFAYKKPSINSPLKISNLPTNDKIEVKPPPNWVKVLEGIREMRSLEDAPVDSMGCEKAGSSLPPKERRFAVLVSSLLSSQTKDNVTHGAIQRLLENNLLKAETIEEADEATIKSLIYPVGFYTRKATNMKKIAKICLSNYNGDIPNTLEALLSLPGIGPKMAHLVMNVAWNNVQGICVDTHVHRICNRLGWVSRHGTKLPTKTPEETRESLQMWLPKEEWVPINPLLVGFGQTVCTPLRPSCNLCSINKLCPSAYKDTTPKKKISRVKTKIVESEVSPS comes from the exons ATGCTCCTCCAGCTACGGTCTTTTCACAATAACTACACACTTCCTCCGTTGGCTGTATCACAAACCAACTTCATCAATAGAATGTGTACTAGAGCGATATCCATCAAAGCAGAAATGGAATCTTCAGAGCATAACGCAAAGCCCGAATCAGAGCTCCGTGTTTTCGTACGTAAGAAGAGATCAAGAAAGACCGAATTACTTACTGAAAACGTTACAAAATTAGAGCCGTTAGACGAGAAATTAGCTACCCTTCCCGACATTGAGGAATTTGCATACAAAAAGCCAAGTATTAACTCACCTTTGAAGATATCTAACTTGCCAACAAACGATAAAATTGAGGTCAAACCGCCACCCAATTGGGTCAAAGTTCTAGAAGGAATTCGTGAAATGAGATCTTTAGAAGATGCTCCGGTAGACTCTATGGGATGTGAGAAAGCGGGTAGTTCTCTTCCTCCTAAAGAACGAAGATTTGCGGTTTTGGTATCGTCACTTTTATCAAGCCAGACCAAAGATAACGTCACCCATGGAGCCATACAACGTCTTCTTGAAAACAATCTTCTTAAAGCAGAAACAATTGAAGAAGCCGATGAAGCAACCATTAAAAGCTTGATTTACCCAGTTGGATTTTACACTAGAAAAGCTACTAACATGAAGAAAATCGCTAAAATATGCCTGTCGAATTACAATGGAGATATCCCTAACACCCTCGAAGCATTGTTGTCACTTCCAG GTATTGGTCCTAAAATGGCGCATCTGGTTATGAATGTAGCATGGAATAATGTTCAAGGTATATGTGTAGATACACATGTACACCGTATATGTAACCGTCTTGGTTGGGTTTCGCGCCATGGTACGAAGTTACCAACTAAGACACCAGAGGAGACAAGAGAATCGTTACAAATGTGGCTTCCGAAGGAAGAGTGGGTCCCAATTAATCCTCTTTTGGTGGGTTTTGGACAGACTGTATGTACCCCTCTTCGGCCTTCTTGTAATTTATGTAGTATTAATAAGCTTTGTCCATCTGCTTATAAAGATACGACACCTAAGAAGAAGATTTCACGCGTGAAAACGAAGATTGTGGAATCAGAGGTATCTCCTTCTTAG
- the LOC139876824 gene encoding DNA-directed RNA polymerase I subunit rpa43, which produces MEGLKVSDADLVVYLHPSKSKNVSDAISAELTSMLFKFNETFDGVLLAYSVSAKDEFAKILPGINPYFGVRLQAQLLLFYPKPDMLLEGKVVKLGEQSIHIVVLGFSSATIIDEDIREEFSYKVKHEKEVYASSLNRRHKIEIGSFVRFVVKSFDEEILHISGSLLPSHTGSISWLDKHSEEAHTESNTKKRKEHEMVNDNVSHNKDSLSVKSDDRIKKSKSKKHSGGRR; this is translated from the exons ATGGAGGGATTGAAGGTATCTGATGCAGATTTGGTCGTGTATTTACATCCATCAAAGTCCAAAAATGTATCTGACGCCATTTCTGCTGAACTCACTTCAATGCTTTTCAA GTTTAATGAAACATTTGACGGTGTATTATTGGCTTATAGTGTTTCTGCCAAAGACGAGTTTGCCAAGATTCTTCCAGGCATAAACCCGTATTTTGGTGTTAGATTACAAGCGCAACTATTACTTTTTTATCCCAAACCAGACATGCTTTTag AGGGAAAGGTGGTGAAACTTGGGGAACAGTCTATACACATTGTTGTTCTTGGTTTTTCATCGGCCACTATTATAGACGAAGATATTCGTGAAGAATTTAGTTATAAAGTT AAACATGAAAAGGAAGTATATGCTAGCTCGTTAAATAGGCGACATAAGATAGAGATTGGATCTTTTGTGCGCTTCGTAGTCAAAAG TTTTGATGAGGAAATACTTCATATTTCGGGATCGCTGCTTCCATCTCACACTGGAAGTATCAGCTGGTTAGATAAACATTCAGAAGAGGCACATACTGAAAG TAATACTAAGAAGAGAAAAGAACATGAAATGGTGAATGATAACGTGTCACATAACAAAGATTCATTATCTGTGAAATCTGATGATCGGATTAAGAAGTCAAAGTCAAAGAAACACAGTGGTGGCCG AAGGTAA
- the LOC139876818 gene encoding WAT1-related protein At4g15540-like, translated as MCSTSRIWYKDVLPFTAMVMIECIIVGGNTLFKSSNASQPINSYVFTTYVFIVGFIFLVPCAFFIIITRRSNIPPLKLSIVVKLFILSLIGYFSQIFGYVGIEYSSPTLSSVMSNLAPAFTFILAFLFRMETLNLRSYSSQAKIVGTVASISGALIATLYNGTPSIVSSDSSSLYWIVGGILLASQNFLLSFVLVSQAQIMVLYPVELMVVFVFGLSGLIVAACAGLVMVRDLDAWKLKPDMMMASIIYMGISTGFLSGLIQVWALRLKGPVYVAMFKPFSIVVAVVMGVIFLGDSLHVGSVVGGIIISTGFYAVLWGKAKEEGTTVHPYKEAASSLATQTTPLLQTHVLEEGWPTTTSGSPPQIKD; from the exons ATGTGTAGCACAAGTAGAATCTGGTACAAAGATGTACTTCCATTTACAGCAATGGTGATGATCGAATGCATTATTGTTGGTGGTAACACTTTATTCAAATCATCAAACGCATCTCAACCCATCAATTCATATGTTTTTACAACTTATGTCTTCATCGTTGGTTTCATTTTTCTTGTTCCTTGtgctttcttcatcatcatcaccag AAGATCAAACATCCCACCACTCAAGTTATCAATTGTTGTCAAGCTTTTTATTCTTAGCCTAATTGG GTACTTTTCTCAAATATTTGGATACGTTGGCATCGAATACAGTTCTCCAACCCTTTCCTCAGTTATGAGCAACCTGGCTCCTGCATTCACCTTCATCCTTGCATTCTTATTCAG GATGGAAACACTGAATTTGAGAAGCTATAGTAGTCAAGCAAAAATTGTGGGAACAGTAGCGTCAATATCGGGTGCACTTATTGCAACGCTATATAATGGTACACCGAGTATTGTATCATCAGATTCGTCAAGTTTATATTGGATTGTTGGTGGGATTTTACTTGCAAGTCAGAATTTTCTACTTTCATTTGTACTAGTTTCCCAG GCACAAATCATGGTGCTGTATCCAGTGGAACTAATGGTAGTTTTTGTGTTTGGGTTAAGTGGGTTGATCGTAGCAGCGTGTGCAGGGTTAGTTATGGTGAGAGATTTAGATGCTTGGAAACTAAAACCTGATATGATGATGGCTTCTATAATTTACATG ggcaTTTCTACTGGATTTCTGAGCGGTCTTATTCAAGTGTGGGCTTTGCGATTGAAAGGGCCGGTCTATGTAGCCATGTTCAAGCCGTTTTCAATTGTGGTTGCAGTTGTTATGGGTGTCATATTCCTTGGTGATTCTCTCCATGTTGGAAG TGTTGTTGGGGGGATAATAATATCAACTGGTTTCTATGCTGTGTTATGGGGAAAAGCCAAAGAAGAAGGTACTACTGTTCATCCCTACAAGGAAGCCGCATCATCATTAGCCACCCAAACCACACCTCTGCTGCAAACCCATGTTCTTGAAGAAGGGTGGCCAACAACAACGTCAGGTTCACCCCCGCAAATTAAAGATTGA
- the LOC139876808 gene encoding adenylosuccinate synthetase 2, chloroplastic-like, which produces MDITTVKLSTNTITPPFTSTTVTGGRTKTTTHAFRTTFSRRRNASISCLAAPIVSIEEKKGEIPSRIGSLGQVSGVLGCQWGDEGKGKLVDILAEHFDLVARCQGGANAGHTIYNSEGKKFALHLVPSGILNEDTMCVIGNGVVVHLPGLFKEIDGLESNGVSCKGRILVSDRAHLLFDYHQDIDGLREAELANSFIGTTKRGIGPCYSSKVIRNGIRVSDLRHMDTFSDKLDLLLADAASRFKGFSYTRDVLKKEVEVYKRFAERLEPFICDTVHYVNECISQKKKILVEGGQATMLDIDFGTYPFVTSSSPSAGGICTGLGIAPRVLGDVIGVVKAYTTRVGSGPFPTELLDNAGDLLRDAGQEFGTTTGRPRRCGWLDIVALKYVCQINGFSSLNLTKLDVLSDLAEIQLGVSYKHADGTHMNSFPADLIDLEQSKVEYETMPGWQADISSVRNYSDLPKAAQRYVERIEELVGVPIHYIGVGPGRDALIYK; this is translated from the exons ATGGATATCACTACGGTCAAACTCAGCACCAACACAATCACACCTCCGTTCACTTCTACCACCGTCACCGGCGGCCGGACCAAGACCACCACCCATGCGTTCCGCACAACCTTCTCTCGCCGTAGAAATGCTTCAATTTCATGTTTAGCTGCCCCGATCGTAAGCATTGAAGAAAAAAAAGGCGAAATCCCTAGTCGGATCGGGTCATTAGGTCAAGTATCCGGTGTGTTAGGTTGCCAGTGGGGTGATGAAGGTAAAGGCAAACTCGTCGACATTTTAGCTGAACATTTTGATCTTGTTGCTCGATGTCAg GGAGGGGCTAATGCTGGACACACTATATATAACTCTGAAGGAAAGAAGTTTGCACTTCATCTCGTTCCTTCAGGGATACTTAACGAGGATACCATGTGTGTTATTGGAAACGGGGTTGTGGTACATCTTCCCGGGCTTTTCAAAGAAATTGACGGGCTTGAATCTAACGGTGTTTCATGTAAGGGAAGGATTTTAGTTTCCGATCGTGCTCATTTGCTGTTTGATTATCATCAAGATATAGACGGGCTTAGGGAAGCTGAGCTGGCTAATTCGTTTATTGGGACTACTAAGAGAGGGATTGGGCCGTGTTATTCTAGTAAGGTGATTAGGAATGGTATAAGAGTTAGTGATTTGAGGCACATGGATACTTTTTCGGATAAGCTTGACCTTTTGTTGGCAGATGCTGCTTCGAGGTTTAAGGGTTTTAGTTATACCCGTGATGTGCTAAAGAAAGAAGTGGAAGTTTATAAAAGATTTGCAGAGAGGTTGGAACCGTTTATTTGTGATACTGTTCATTATGTGAATGAATGTATATCACAAAAGAAGAAGATTTTAGTTGAAGGTGGTCAAGCAACTATGCTTGATATTGATTTCGGGACCTACCCGTTTGTAACGTCTTCGAGCCCGTCAGCTGGCGGAATTTGCACCGGTCTTGGTATTGCTCCTAGAGTTCTTGGTGATGTGATTGGTGTG GTGAAAGCGTACACTACTAGAGTTGGATCGGGACCGTTTCCTACGGAACTATTGGATAATGCCGGTGATTTGCTTCGAGATGCGGGACAGGAGTTTGGTACAACTACGGGTCGTCCTCGTCGTTGTGGCTGGCTCGATATAGTTGCTCTCAAATATGTTTGTCAGATTAATGGTTTTTCGTCTTTGAATCTCACTAAACTTGATGTGTTGTCGGATCTTGCTGAGATTCAGTTGGGTGTTTCTTATAAACATGCTGATGGTACCCATATGAATTCATTCCCTGCCGACTTAATCGATCTTGAGCAGTCAAAG GTGGAATATGAAACTATGCCAGGGTGGCAGGCTGATATTTCATCGGTTAGAAACTACTCTGATCTGCCAAAGGCTGCACAACGGTACGTTGAAAGAATAGAAGAACTTGTTGGCGTACCTATCCATTACATTGGTGTTGGACCTGGACGTGATGCTCTTATATACAAATGA